The DNA segment GATCGAATTTGCTGAAGCAATGAAAGCAGAAAGCGAGCGACATATTCGCGAAGGTCTTACCGAAGACGAACTTGAGCTATTCGATCTGCTGAAAAAATCCAGGTTAACTCAAGCAGAAGAACAAAAAGTAAAACTCGCTGCTAAATCCCTATTATCCAGACTAAAAGAAGAACATCCTAAAGTGCTAGTCCAAGATTGGTGGAAAGATAGCCAGACTCAAAAAGCAGTAGAAAATGTAGTCGAGGAAGTATTAGATCGAACCTTACCCAATAGTTACGATAAAAAACTATTTCAAGATACTCGCGATCGTATTTACAATCTCGTCTTTGATTTTTCTCAACAAGGTCGTAAATGGACAGCTTAAAAGTTTGGATAGCTGAGTTTGTATCCGTATGACATCTTCAAACACACACAAAAAAGTCAAAAAAATGAATCTCTACCACCAAGCAGGATCTAGACTTAAGCAAGAGAAGACTGCAACAGGCAAAAGACGATTATCAACAGTTATCAAATTAGCAAGAGGCAGCATTATGGCAGAAGTTAATCACAGAGAGGAAAGTAGTGGCAATGTTTTTGCTGACTTAAACATTCCCGAACCATCCCTCTACAAAGCCAAAGCGGAGTTAGCCAATCAAATTTGTACAGTTATTCAAGAGCGAAATTTAACTCAAGCTGAAGCAGCAGAGATATTGGGCATCAATCAACCTAAAGTATCGGCACTCACTAAAGGTAATCTAGATGGATTTTCTAGCGATCGCCTTTTTAAATTTCTGAATTTACTGGGTCAAGATATTGAGATTGTTATTCGTCCTCATACTGACGCACATCGAGAAGCTGGAATTAAGGTCAGCCAAGACCATCAATTACAACAAGAAGAGGAAAAGTTAAATATTGAACCTTGCAAGAAAAAATCGTTATTAGAAGTTCTAGCAAACTTAGAAGATTTTGAAGCAGATATTGGCGATATTAATGAGGATTTGTAAATATTACTTCACCAGTTTCTCTCTGTGGCTATATCTTTGCTACCGAGGTAAGAAAATTCGATATCCATAGACTCAAGAATTTGTAGGAGAGCTTCGACCTCAAGTTCTATAATCTCTGCTGCTTTATTCAAGCTGATAAGCCTGGAAACCAAAGCTCCGACTACAAAGAGAAACCTTTCTTTTTGTTCTACGTCAGAAAATATTTGCACATTGGCAGCAATTTCTTTTAAGACTTTTTTACTAACCATTAGTTGAAAGTGAGATAATTTATTCTTTAATTTTAATTGCTCCCATTTAGATGTTCTCAAGACAAGTCACAGCCGATCCCAAAAGGTAGATTTATCAATCATCGTCTCCACCGAATCACGCTCCCAATCTACGGGAGTAGGCGGATGTAGCACATAGTAAAAGGGAAAGGTTTGGTATTCATAATCAATGGTGTAAGCACCATCCCGACCATAAATAAAATTAGCCTCAAACATTTGGCGATAATCCTGAATGCACAGTTGCAGGGCGACATAACAAGCCTCATCTGCTAGAGATACTGGCTGCTCTTGTTCTAATGCCCGTTCTACCGCGTCGTAATTGAAACCTTTGGGAACTTTGACTCGAATATTACTGCATCCAACGCTCATGGCAAATAAGTTTTTAGTTGTGTATGGGACTTTAGTACGACCCAGTTTGTTAAGTAATTTAGGGCTAATAGAATTTACCCAACCTAAACTGCGGATGTAACTTTCAAGATTATAAGAGAAAACCATGAGCAAAACCCCAGATCCTGGCTTGAAAGTCAGGGTTTATAATATCGCTCATCAAAATTTTGACGGACATCAAGATTTAGGAAATTGTGTTTTATCTCAGTTAGTTCCCGATGCCCAAGATAAAATCGTTGCCGTCAAGGTCGATGATGACCTGCTACGGGCTACAGGCGATCGCGACTACAATCTCCAGGCTTATTTCTCTCAGCTAGATCGCCTCAACTTAGGCAACTGTACCGAAGTCCTCTTAGCCTCTGGTGGTACGGTATACATGAGCGAACCCGAAGTAGCAGCTCAGGTACGCGATCGCTTCTTCGCCTCTCAGCCCGACCACTGCTGTAGATACGGTTCTTTACTGGTATCGAGCTGTACCGAAGGTATTGCTAATTTAGATCGACCTATTACCGTTAAGATTGTCGATTTCGAGCATGAGAATGAGATGGAACGCAAGGTAGCCAAAGATCTGCGGGTGGGGGATTGTCACGGTAAGATTTCGCCTTGCCTGGCAAAGATCTTGGGAGGAAAAGAGAATACTCCTTTTCAATTTCGTCTGGCAAATTCTAGCCCCAATAGCCCTCTACCAGCCTTTATCGCTAAAGGGACGGTAGCTATAGACAGTAGACGCACCGAAAATCGAGGCTACGATTTAGTTCTCGATCGCAGTTCGATTAAAGGTTGGGCTAACAATACGGGACCGATGAAGGTCGCTCAGATAAATAACCAGTGGCGGTTGACCCCAAAGCCCAATCTCAACCAGCAGCAGCTTGCCGATCTCGAATATTTGCCGACTATCATACAAAACCAAGGAGTCCAGTATCAAATCGATCCCAGCGATCGCAGCTACATCCTTCAGCAGCCGAGCAAACAAGCTTTAGACGTTCTGGCACACGCCTATGATTGGGGTCGCGATCGCCTTGCCTGTGGAGTATATCAAATGCCAGAAGTAGTGTTGGGAAATAACTCCAATGCCGAGCTTCAAGATTATCGCAATTCTTGGCAGCTAACTCAGTGGTATTCTCCCCAGGCGATCGAGCAGGATATCGTTCCCGCTACCGTAGCCGAGGCTGAATATTTAAAGTCAATCCAAAATGATTATCAGCTTTTAGCTCAATACCTAGTTAAAAACCACGACCAAAAACAAAAGCTAAAAAACTTGGAAGAAGAAGAGGTTGAAGACAAAAACGAGTTCGGTCTGATTGAAGTTCTGCGTGCCGATACCAGAGGAGAATTAGCCAACCATCCCAAAATAGTTTCGTTTTGTCGCGACCAGTTACGCAAACGCTGGTTGGAACTGGCAACCAAAGGAGCTAACACCTTAGAATCGGCGATGGCTCAACCAGCCGACATTAAACCAGGTACGGTAATTGCCACGCATTTAATCAGTGGCACTGAAGTCATCGTCACCCGCTACCCTATTATTAACAAAGATAATATCCGTCGTTACGTTGTAGACAACGAGCAAATCTCCGAACTAATCGATACTAGAGGATGCGTTTTTATCAATCCCGACGATGCCATGAGATATCACCAGTGCGACTTTGATGGCGACCAGTTAGTTTGTACTCCCTGCGATCTGCTTCCTACCATTGCTGCCGAGACACGCACCGCACGAGTGCAGTTAGATGCGGAAGGTAACGACATCAACCGAGACTTTAATCCTGTAGTTAAGAAGCAGAAAAAAGCCTACCCTCAGTCCGATCTCAAACACATGGCACTAGCTGTCAGGTTAAATTCTATCGGTCGCATAGCCAACGCCATCGGTAGAGTTAATTGTTCTCAGCCTAATCCCGACGCTGACATTCAAGACCAGCAGTATTTTGTAAAATTCAAGCGAGAATTGATGGATGTTCTATTCGATTCGTTGCAAGTAGAGGTAGACAGTCCCAAATCATCGTCTCGCTACACAGATTACTATCCAGACTTAAATAGACGACTTAACAGTCAGGCTTTTGCTCTACCTTTTTTCGATTTCAAACAGGACGATCGGGTATTTAGCTCTGCCCCGATGCCAGTACCCGAAAATGGTTCGGTGGTAGATATCTTACCCCGTCACATCAACCAGATTTGGGAAAGCTGCGAGCTAAAAGAGATGCCCGTCAGTCAATACAAGCACCTGTTACAAAATCAGGATAGTAATTTAGATGACACTGCCAAAGCTGCGATCGCTCGATTGTCATCAAACATTCTCCAGCAATACAACGACAACGTAAAACTTATCGTTCGAGAGAAAGTTAGCGATTCTCAACAGATTAAAGAAAGATTTGCCAGAACTTACGCGGAAATCAAAGAACAAATCATGACGGCTCAACTAAGTAGTGTAGCCAAAGATGAACTGGCTGCTACTCTCTGGCAAAAACAACACAACAATAGTTCGGAAACTTCTTGCCGTCGTAAGTGTATCAATATTTGTCGTCACTTCGATCCGAGTATCTACACCTATCAAAAGGAAAAACACCAATACAGACGCGATCTAATTAAAGACCAGCCTGCCTATATCGTCGAAGCTCCCTTTGAATCTAGTCTCTTTGCCAGCCAGGGCAGAAAAGACTGTGCCGTCTACATCAAGGAAATGTTGGATGCTCAAAGTCAAGACTTCGAGGCTACGGTTCATCCCAGTAAACCTTGTGTAGTGTTTGCCATTAAAAATATAGCTCCCCATGTCAAGCAGTTATTCGAGCCTTTTCACGATCCCCAGACTGCTCGCCACCACGATCTTATCGATCTCAAACAAGCTAGACAGAGTCTATTTAATAGCGATCGCCAGCTGTACAACAAACTGTTCACCTTCACTTCAGGCACTAAGAAATACAACCCATTAAGTATCGTTGCCCCCAGACACATGAACTGGTTGATGGGTCAGACAAGCCGTAAAGCTTCTCTAGTCTTTTCCGTACTGCCAGAAAGAGTCTCTCAGGCTTTGGGACGGGAGATAAGCCAGGTTCAATTACTGGGTAAGGATAAAAATGCCTACGCCCAACACGACTTTAACTCTGCCTATTACCAGGGTCGCCAACTTAACTTTTTCGTTTCGACCTTTAACGACCCCAACTCAGACCGTCATGGAGATCCGATGGTTTATATGCAGAACCCTGGAGACGGCAACTACTATTCTTTGGGAATGTTCGCCCAAGATTCTAATAAACTTCCTGTCTCGGCTAACTTCAAAGCTCAGGCAACCTCCGATGGTAAAACTGTAGAACTCTCGATCGAGCCTGGTTCGATTATCGTTCCCCATAAAGAACTACCAAAAAGTCCGAAAAAGTTACGCAGTAAAGCTCGTCGCCGAGAAGTAGCAACCACTCAAAGGAGCAACCAAGATCGCATAAGTTCAATTCTTAATAAACGCCGAGAATACCGCAAAAGCTTGCCAAAACAGCAAAGGCAGATTCAAAGCGATCGCCCTGACGATCCCCAACCAGATCGCAATCAGCTAGAGATTTAAATAATTTAACAACCTCAAACAATTAACAACATCATGGTTTACAGCAAAAGAAAAAATAATCGCATTCAAGACCCGAACCAAATTAATTACGTCAAAAGTATTTTAGAAGCTTCGGTGCAGCAGTGTCAGCAGGGGGGGATGTACGCCCCAGAAATATATATTGCTACAGCTCAAAGAATAGCTGATACCTACTCTCTTCAGGACAGTAACTATCCCCGCGTTACTTTTAACGCCAAAGAGCAACAGCTTAAGGGTCAACAAAACTCCGTTCCCGAACTCACCGCCAGCATTGGCGATCGCACCAGCACCAGTTATTTTCTCATCAAAGACTCTCTACCCCAGGGAACGAAAGCCAGTCCAGAACAGCTAACTCATCTGCGTCCCGATGTAGTCTCGGCTCGTATTGCTACCAATCTCGGTATCGTTCAATCCCCACTTACAACTTCTGCAACCATACCATCGATAAATTCGGGAGTACCCAGTACTGCACCAGTCCAAACTAGAACTGTGCCTTCTCAAGCTATGCCTGGAGCAATACCGACTTCTCACGCACCAACTATGTCTAAAGCTCAGGCGATGGCTCAAACTATTGCCCCAGAAACTCCTCAACCTAAAAACCCTACTCCTATCAATTCAGCAGTGGCTGGTCTTGCTGCCTTGGCTACACCTTCTCAGGCAAATACTCAGAATCCTCCTACTTTTATCGAAGAGAATAACTTTGCACTCAATAATAGTAGTAATGCACCTATAGCCGAGCGAATTCCCAATGCTAACGTAACTGCTCCTTCTATATCGCCCGTTCCTCAACAGCGCGATTATTCAAGCGGACTCAGGTTCCGCGAATCTCGCGCTCAGCCCAATCCCATCCACAACCCTCTAATAGCGAAGGCAATAAAAGCTAACAATCCAAACTTACAAACTGCGGGCAACCTCAATCAAAATATTGGCAAGGCTCTCAAAGATATGGCTAAAGGAGAAGTCAATCCCATACAGCTTTATGGCGATACTTTAAATATCATTGGCAGCTTCATCAACGGTATTCCCGCAGGAATTCAGGAAGCTCGGTTAAAAAGTATTGCTCGACAGATGAAGCTGATTGAAGAAAAAAAAATGGCGATCGATCTCAAAATGGATCGAGTAGGAGATGATTTTATAGCTTCAGAGCCTAAACTACCCTTAGCTAATACAGATGTTTTTAATACATCAGTTCCCAAGCCCGAAACCAAGTTTAAAAATACTGTTCCTGCTTCTATTAGTCCTACCACACCAGCACCATCCAAATCAGAACCCGCAGATACGGCGATCGATAAACTTCTAAAATCTAACGCATCCCTCGATGAAAAGCTCGATGCGATCGAAAAAACCCTCGACAAGATGTTGGAAGAATTAATTAAGATCGAAAAAAATCTCGAAACAATTCAAGCATCCCTCGAATCTAATTCTCCCGAACAAACAGACCTATCATCTACCCTAACACCTCAGCCTAGTCCAGAAGATATGGTTATAGAAACCGAGGCTAAGACTGAAGTAGAAGTGGTAGCCAACGATTATATGGCAGAAGTACCTGTTAGGACTGAAATAGAGACAGACATTATTGCCGAGGCGAGAACCGAAACTGAAGCTGCCGAAGAAGTCGAAGTACCAGAAACAACGGTCGATTCAGCACCAGATTATGACATAGATAGAGAAATGGTCGATCTAATCTCCAGTTACGAAGGAGATCTAGACCAACTCAACCATCGCCTAAAAGTCCATAAGCTGCAAATTAATTTGTCAGAAGACAGACAACGGCTATCAGTTTCTGAGATAGGCAATGGCGTGGCTTTTTCAGTGTTTGAAGCTCAGGCAGATAGCGAGGGCTGGAAAGTATCGAGTGAGATAAATGATTCTGCCAAACTGGACATCTTAGAACGTTTTGTAGAAGCAGAAGAAGCGGTTCTATCCAACGTTACAAACCATCCAGAACAATTACCAGAGCCAGAAAAATCAAATAAAGAAGAACCTTCTCTGTTTCTGTAAATAAAACCAGTTAATGTCCTCTCGTTGTTACTTTAAGCATATTTAAGTGTAAATGAAAGCATCTGCCTGTAGCTCAAGCAAGCTACAATTCCACCATTTATTCAATAGTTCAAAACCATTTAGAGAAGCATAGGTTATCGCAAAATTACCATTGGTTGTTTTTAATTTTTAAGCTCCAGAAATATTGTTTCTACATAAAAAATAATCAATTCGGGTAGTTAGCAACAAAAATTCGGCATTAGTAAATGCCTGCATTTCACAGCTTATTGGCTAAATCTTCGATAACCTTCTTACAAAGTTCTCCCTGCTCTTTGCTGACTTGAATTTTTTGCCCATATACTTCATATACTCTTTGATCTGCAATTTCATTTAAAGGTAATCCTTGATTTGCAGCTACAACTCCCGCACTGTTAAAATCTCTCAATTCAAATACATATTTT comes from the Myxosarcina sp. GI1 genome and includes:
- a CDS encoding helix-turn-helix domain-containing protein, producing the protein MTSSNTHKKVKKMNLYHQAGSRLKQEKTATGKRRLSTVIKLARGSIMAEVNHREESSGNVFADLNIPEPSLYKAKAELANQICTVIQERNLTQAEAAEILGINQPKVSALTKGNLDGFSSDRLFKFLNLLGQDIEIVIRPHTDAHREAGIKVSQDHQLQQEEEKLNIEPCKKKSLLEVLANLEDFEADIGDINEDL